GTCCTTCCATCCCGTATTGCCACCACGCGGTCAACCTTGCCGGCAATATTCCTATCATGAGTAACGATAATAACAGTTACACCTAATGTTCTATTCATACTTCGAAAAACATCCAATATTTGACTTGCCGTCTTTGTATCAACAGCTCCTGTGGGTTCATCGGCAAGGAGTATTTTAGGATTGTTAGATAGAGCTATAGCTATAGCCACCCGTTGTTGTTCGCCCCCGGAAAGCTGGCTTAGCTTGTTGTTTTTTCTATGGGATAATCCCACCATTTCAAGTAATTCCAAAGCTTTAGAAGCCCTTTTGCGTTTTCCGCTTAATATAAGAGGTAGTTCAACATTCTCCCTTGCTGTTAAGTATGGAATTAAATTCCTTGCATTATTCTGCCAGACAAATCCTACTGTTTCTCTCCTGTATTTCATAAGCTGACGGTCAGTGAATTTAAGCAAATCTTTACCATCAACTATTAACCTCCCTGCAGAAGGCCTGTCTAGTCCACCCAACATATTAAGCAAGGTAGATTTACCACTTCCACTGTTTCCTATTATTGCCATCAATTCTCCTCTTTCAATAGTCAAATCAAGTCCTTGCAAAGCTACTACTTCGGTTTCTTTTGTTTTATAAATCTTCACAAGGTTTTCACATACTATTATGTTATTATCCTGCCTGTTATCATCCTGCCCATCGCTCATCTATTATCTCACCATCCTCAAGGGTATATACACAGTCGGCTACCTCCATCATACTGGGGTCATGGGTTGACATTACAACTGCAAGCCCTTCTTTTTCTACCAGGGTTTTAAACAACTTTACAACCTGCAGCCCCATATGCGTATCAAGTTCAGCAGTAGGCTCATCAGCAAAAATAACTCCGGGCCTGTGGGCTATTGCTCTTGCTATAGCCACCCTTTGCTGTTCTCCACCTGAAAGTTCATGTGCCCTATGGTGCATCCGTTTCCCGAGGCCTACCAGTTTAAGGCATTCTTCCGCCCTTTCTTTCCTGTATGCAGGGTCATAACCTGCTATCCTCAACCCAAATTCAACATTTTCATAAGCAGACATTATGGAAATTATGGCTATCGATTGGAACACAAACCCAAAATCCTTCCTCCTAATTTCATCCCTTTTTAAAGCGGACATATTGCTTATTTGCCTGCCTTTAAAAAACACTTTCCCCCCCGTTGGAGTATCCAGTCCTCCTAAGAGATTTATTAATGTCGTTTTCCCTGATCCTGACCTACCTTTTAAAACTGTAAGTTTCTCCGGTAGGATACGGATATTTACTTTTTTTAGTGCATGTACAATTTCTCTTGCGGAACGGAAATCCATATCCAGATCTTCCGTCCATATTACCGGTGTCCTATTATCCTTCATTTTGACCTCCTCAATTTAATCTTCCCCTAGCTTTATAGCCTGGTTAATATTAATTTTTGAAACAAGAATTCCCAGTATCGTAATACCGGATAAAAGCATCATACCAACAATAGAGTATATTTTAATATAATCACCGCCATAGGCAAACACTTTAAAGGGTAGTGCCAATTCCTCTACACTATATGCTATTTGGATAAGAGGAATAAATAAGTCACAGGTAAGCCCACCTATAATAATCCCCATTAACACCGCCATCCCAGATATCAACAGTTGCTCAAATATAAGCATAATGACTATATTTCTCATTGACAATCCCATAGCACGGAATATTCCAAATTGTAAAGCCCTACTCCGTATAGACAATACCCAGTATATTAAAAATCCTATGGCACTTATAAGCATAGTAATTACAAATCCCATTGTAAGCGCACCATTTGTTCCTTGAAGCATCGGGTCATTCTTTTTCTTAATTATTTCATTCTTTGTAAATTTAATATCCGTCAGCTCTATTTTCTTTTCTTGAATATCATTATACACCTCGGTATCAGTTGCACCAGGTTTTCTCTTTATCCATACCTCATAGGGTTCTAGCGACATTTTTGCCTGGATGTACGAGAAATTCGCCACAATTAAATCCCTGGGTTCACCCTTAGGAGTTTTTAAATTGGGATTAAACGTAGGCCAATAGTCTACAAAAGCGTAGATGTAACCTTCAAGGTATGTTTGGCCTTCCCAGGTTATATAAATTGAATCCCCTTCCCTTAACTTATATTTCTCCTGGACTGACCTTGATGCCAGAAAAGCAGTCGGAGACTCTGCCAAAAGGTTTAGATAATTATACCAGTGGTACGGCAGTAACCCGGGCCTAAGCCATGATACTTTCCCAAACTCATCAGGAATTATGCCGATTAAGTCTACATTATATGAAATTCCTGCAATGCTTCTTAATTCAATATTGCTTTTTCTGAAAACCTTGGTTGCCAGTTCAACTCCTGAAAGCTTCTCAAACTGCTCAAATGGAGGTTCAATGTACTCTACAGGACCATCATCCCCTCCAACCCCTATACCACCACCGGTTTCTCCCATCATACCGACACCTAGCATATCACTTCCAAAAGACACCTTATTAGTATCCCATTTTGCTTTTATAGCTATATCTGCTCCTACATCATACATCACCTTTTCCTCAATGTTCCTGTTCAATGTACGTGCTGCATTGGCATTGAATATACCAAGAGATAGCGCAAGAATTAAAAATAACATTAAGAACTGTTCTTGCCCACTGGACCTTCCTACATGGATAAAAGAAGCATAAAGGGCAGGAGTCCACACTTTTTTCCCAACCCAAAAAACAAGGTTTACCAATAAAGGGTATATTCTCAAAAATACAAGGCCTGCACCCAGTATAAACATAGTAGAAATAAGGAACAGAAGAGGGTCAATGGCCAGGTCAGTGCCGCTGACGCCTGTAAAAATCTGGGTAATTTTCCTCATCTTATAGTTGTATAAGCCATAACCCGCAATAGCTAAAAGGACTAAATCAAGGAAATAACGTTTCCACACAGGTGTTTTCCTTCCTCTGACTTTCTGCTGTTTATAAAGGACAATACTGGTCCTGGAAGATAAATAGGCGGGTAAGAGCATTGAAACAATAAATAGGGCCAGAGCTATAAGGGAATAAATATAAGCTTCTTTACTTAATTCCACAGGAAGGGCCGTCCTCTGTACAAACTCAAGGAATCCATTCGATAGTCCAAGAATCCTACAAATAAATAGTCCTAAAGGAGGTCCTGTTAAAAAGGCTATGCCTGCTAATAACAAGCTCTCAAAAAAATAGCTTAAAAATACTTGCAAACTGCTTGAACCTCGGCTTTTTACAACCGCTATTTCATTTTCTTCATTTTTCACTATAAGCTGGGCTACCATAAACATGTAGAATGCAAGCATTAATAGAATGGGAACCTGCAGTACCCATAAAGTTATACTTAATCTTTTTTCCCGTTTCTGATACTCTTCAAGGATCGGTATTAATGGAAGCCTTGTCTCAAGAATTGCAGTATATTTCTTTATCCATCTTAACTGCTCTTGATAGGCAGAAAGGATTCCATCAATATGTTCAATTTTAATTTTATGATAATCAAGGCCATAGTTCCAGCGTGCCTCTGTCAAATATGCACCTTCAGTTTCTTTTCCAGTTTCTATAAAAAACCGGTTGAATAGAGAGTAATCTATTATAAAGCTTTCATCATAGTTCCATAACCCATCAA
This region of Bacillota bacterium genomic DNA includes:
- a CDS encoding ATP-binding cassette domain-containing protein, with translation MSDGQDDNRQDNNIIVCENLVKIYKTKETEVVALQGLDLTIERGELMAIIGNSGSGKSTLLNMLGGLDRPSAGRLIVDGKDLLKFTDRQLMKYRRETVGFVWQNNARNLIPYLTARENVELPLILSGKRKRASKALELLEMVGLSHRKNNKLSQLSGGEQQRVAIAIALSNNPKILLADEPTGAVDTKTASQILDVFRSMNRTLGVTVIIVTHDRNIAGKVDRVVAIRDGRTSSEFIRKKSYAEELEEMKNGVIFNGENGTHEELAVLDKAGRLQIPDEYIEALGLKGKNKVKVVLEDGKILLVPPGKDGNEKAAG
- a CDS encoding ABC transporter ATP-binding protein, with the protein product MDFRSAREIVHALKKVNIRILPEKLTVLKGRSGSGKTTLINLLGGLDTPTGGKVFFKGRQISNMSALKRDEIRRKDFGFVFQSIAIISIMSAYENVEFGLRIAGYDPAYRKERAEECLKLVGLGKRMHHRAHELSGGEQQRVAIARAIAHRPGVIFADEPTAELDTHMGLQVVKLFKTLVEKEGLAVVMSTHDPSMMEVADCVYTLEDGEIIDERWAG
- a CDS encoding FtsX-like permease family protein — its product is MLIILVRKILNNKWMVLSLLIGSILTVAMVSSVPIYTNGVLQRMLVKDLESYQQNYGGFPGRLSIKSKLHYYSNDGNDRIDAYIWFDNRVVKFPEELGVPVIVKNKSLIADNLLAIPEIQREEKPKTRFFKFEGITDFEKHADIIHGRMFSAKMDGDIIEAVITEKALDNLDLRLDEVYLVKDFLNEDKVLCKVKIVGTFTMKDPGDLYWFDGLWNYDESFIIDYSLFNRFFIETGKETEGAYLTEARWNYGLDYHKIKIEHIDGILSAYQEQLRWIKKYTAILETRLPLIPILEEYQKREKRLSITLWVLQVPILLMLAFYMFMVAQLIVKNEENEIAVVKSRGSSSLQVFLSYFFESLLLAGIAFLTGPPLGLFICRILGLSNGFLEFVQRTALPVELSKEAYIYSLIALALFIVSMLLPAYLSSRTSIVLYKQQKVRGRKTPVWKRYFLDLVLLAIAGYGLYNYKMRKITQIFTGVSGTDLAIDPLLFLISTMFILGAGLVFLRIYPLLVNLVFWVGKKVWTPALYASFIHVGRSSGQEQFLMLFLILALSLGIFNANAARTLNRNIEEKVMYDVGADIAIKAKWDTNKVSFGSDMLGVGMMGETGGGIGVGGDDGPVEYIEPPFEQFEKLSGVELATKVFRKSNIELRSIAGISYNVDLIGIIPDEFGKVSWLRPGLLPYHWYNYLNLLAESPTAFLASRSVQEKYKLREGDSIYITWEGQTYLEGYIYAFVDYWPTFNPNLKTPKGEPRDLIVANFSYIQAKMSLEPYEVWIKRKPGATDTEVYNDIQEKKIELTDIKFTKNEIIKKKNDPMLQGTNGALTMGFVITMLISAIGFLIYWVLSIRSRALQFGIFRAMGLSMRNIVIMLIFEQLLISGMAVLMGIIIGGLTCDLFIPLIQIAYSVEELALPFKVFAYGGDYIKIYSIVGMMLLSGITILGILVSKININQAIKLGED